Proteins encoded by one window of Salicibibacter halophilus:
- a CDS encoding acyl-CoA dehydrogenase family protein — protein MGTRLTGVPWREDLLAEPDIFTPEDLTEDEVMVAKTTEKFVDQQILPNAESLEQHDYQVERETFAAAGELGLLAIEIPEAYGGLELGKHVAGLVAENIGNGGGSFSVAYNIHSGVGTSPYINYGNDEQKQKYLSRLGSGAWVGAYALTEPSAGSDALKGKAKAVWNEDKDAWILTGEKQWITNAHLANVYVVFANTDSGMTTFIVEREMKGVSVGPEEKKMGINGTSTATLILDEVAVPRENVLGDIGKGHKIAMNTLNVARLKLAFANLGTSKRALELSVNYGKERKQFQRLLVDFPMIREKITNMNLAIFGLESLVYQSAARIDDALEKNSNEDASKVVGQFIAECASAKIQGSEVLAAVADEAVQIHGGYGFMQEYEVERIYRDARISRIFEGTNEINRLAVAKSLFSQFHDRPAEKRRAGNRNARFIDEAERRFGEIMQALADIVREDVLETQEFSRLVADMYKEISIMRAAYLRTEKAGDGAMLKQLMTDVICEEGYERVEAAVIRLWSAVAEDEGKAMSVKLRAREHVPEGQNIIKKKRNISEYVINAEKYCT, from the coding sequence ATGGGAACAAGATTAACAGGGGTGCCCTGGCGGGAGGACCTTCTCGCCGAACCCGACATCTTCACGCCGGAAGATTTGACCGAAGACGAGGTCATGGTCGCGAAAACGACGGAAAAATTCGTCGATCAGCAGATTCTTCCGAATGCAGAGAGCTTGGAACAGCATGATTATCAAGTGGAACGGGAAACGTTTGCGGCCGCGGGCGAACTTGGACTTTTAGCCATTGAAATACCGGAAGCTTACGGAGGACTCGAACTAGGCAAACACGTCGCCGGACTGGTTGCCGAAAATATCGGGAACGGTGGCGGTTCATTTAGTGTCGCCTATAACATTCACTCGGGTGTCGGTACGTCCCCTTATATCAACTATGGCAATGACGAACAAAAGCAAAAATATCTCTCGCGGCTGGGTAGCGGAGCTTGGGTCGGTGCGTACGCATTAACGGAGCCATCTGCGGGTTCCGACGCGCTGAAAGGAAAAGCGAAAGCGGTATGGAACGAAGACAAGGATGCTTGGATATTGACAGGCGAAAAGCAATGGATTACGAATGCCCATCTTGCCAACGTCTATGTCGTTTTCGCCAACACAGATTCTGGAATGACCACCTTTATCGTGGAAAGGGAAATGAAAGGCGTATCGGTCGGACCGGAAGAAAAGAAGATGGGAATTAATGGCACATCAACCGCCACTCTTATCCTCGATGAGGTAGCGGTTCCGCGAGAAAATGTACTCGGGGACATTGGCAAAGGACACAAAATTGCAATGAACACCCTCAACGTGGCGCGTTTGAAATTGGCTTTTGCGAATTTGGGCACGTCGAAACGCGCGCTGGAACTTAGTGTAAATTATGGAAAAGAACGAAAGCAATTTCAGCGTCTCCTCGTTGATTTTCCAATGATCCGGGAAAAAATCACGAATATGAACCTCGCGATCTTTGGTCTTGAAAGCCTGGTCTATCAATCAGCAGCACGCATTGACGATGCATTGGAAAAAAACAGTAATGAGGATGCTTCAAAAGTTGTCGGACAATTTATCGCTGAGTGTGCATCCGCCAAAATTCAAGGATCGGAAGTTTTGGCAGCGGTTGCTGACGAAGCGGTCCAAATTCACGGCGGCTATGGTTTTATGCAAGAGTATGAAGTGGAGCGAATTTACCGTGATGCCAGAATCAGCCGTATTTTCGAAGGGACGAATGAAATCAACCGGTTGGCGGTGGCCAAATCTTTGTTTTCCCAATTTCACGATCGGCCGGCTGAGAAGCGAAGAGCCGGCAATCGGAATGCTCGCTTTATCGATGAAGCAGAACGACGTTTCGGCGAAATCATGCAAGCGCTGGCGGATATAGTTCGTGAAGATGTATTGGAAACCCAAGAATTCTCTCGTTTGGTCGCGGATATGTACAAAGAAATCTCTATCATGCGCGCGGCTTATTTACGCACTGAAAAAGCGGGAGACGGAGCAATGCTCAAGCAGCTAATGACGGACGTGATCTGCGAGGAAGGATATGAACGCGTAGAAGCGGCTGTGATTCGGCTTTGGAGCGCGGTTGCTGAAGATGAGGGAAAAGCAATGAGCGTGAAACTTCGTGCCCGGGAACATGTTCCGGAAGGGCAAAACATTATTAAGAAAAAACGTAATATAAGCGAATACGTCATCAACGCAGAAAAATATTGTACGTAA
- a CDS encoding sigma 54-interacting transcriptional regulator, which produces MISNDHVKQWMKLHPVTLSKEDTLQETLVLFSEIADKELPVVADGHLLGVVTLQDCVAHVDKETDIHSIMKTDYEAVSDDFSLNDQKADGRPLYVLHEKTGALEGVIGREEMVAYYEYVREREKGAQQTIQWLKLGFDTAYEGVAIVDEKGIIQLFNDAYSRYVGVSKEEALGRPAADVIENSRLPVVLKTGVPERSQPHRLQGQELVVHRLPIWKDGRVIGAVGILVYEGVSEIQQVLQRMELLHTNETQTKKQVQTRSTVKRSVHFEDIIGESPAISKAKKISRKAAQTKAAVLITGETGVGKEPFAHAIHDMGNRNESPFVAVNCAAIPESLLESELFGYMKGAFTGTRNDGKPGKIELANGGTLFLDEIGDMPLTTQAKILRVLQEKEVDRVGGTAPIPVDFRLIAATNKDLKKLIEENKFREDLYYRLHVMPLHIASLRERKQDIPLIIADQLPKLSAENETRETTIDKEVLERMFQYHWPGNVRELLNVLERMFHLCEADHIRVEDLPEDFREQPQMTESLSEWHKRKQQQEHKLEQKQIEKVLEEVNGNKSKAAKRLGISRATLYNKLSRFNV; this is translated from the coding sequence ATGATTTCAAATGATCACGTCAAGCAATGGATGAAACTACATCCGGTTACACTGTCAAAAGAAGATACGTTGCAAGAAACGCTCGTGCTTTTCTCAGAAATTGCAGACAAGGAATTGCCTGTCGTGGCAGATGGTCATTTGCTCGGGGTCGTTACTTTACAAGATTGTGTGGCGCATGTAGATAAGGAAACAGACATTCATTCCATTATGAAAACGGATTATGAAGCTGTCAGTGATGATTTTTCATTAAATGATCAAAAGGCGGACGGGCGTCCGCTCTATGTCCTTCATGAAAAAACCGGAGCACTGGAAGGGGTTATCGGGCGGGAGGAAATGGTCGCTTATTATGAATACGTGCGAGAGCGGGAAAAAGGCGCCCAACAAACGATTCAATGGTTAAAGCTAGGGTTTGATACAGCTTATGAAGGGGTGGCCATCGTTGACGAAAAAGGAATCATTCAACTATTTAATGATGCCTATAGCCGCTATGTCGGGGTGAGCAAAGAAGAAGCGCTGGGACGCCCGGCGGCGGATGTCATTGAAAACTCACGCCTGCCGGTCGTTTTGAAAACTGGTGTCCCCGAACGCAGTCAGCCACACCGATTACAGGGACAAGAGTTGGTCGTCCACCGTTTGCCGATCTGGAAGGATGGGAGGGTGATCGGCGCGGTCGGGATACTCGTCTATGAAGGGGTTTCCGAGATCCAACAAGTCCTTCAGCGTATGGAACTTTTGCATACAAATGAAACGCAGACAAAAAAACAAGTGCAAACACGATCAACGGTCAAACGTTCGGTCCACTTTGAAGATATCATCGGGGAAAGCCCTGCGATTTCTAAGGCAAAAAAAATCAGCCGAAAGGCGGCACAAACAAAGGCAGCGGTGTTAATTACCGGAGAAACAGGCGTAGGTAAAGAACCATTTGCCCATGCCATTCACGATATGGGAAACAGAAACGAAAGCCCTTTTGTCGCCGTCAACTGTGCGGCAATTCCGGAGAGCCTTCTGGAGTCGGAGCTATTCGGTTATATGAAGGGAGCGTTCACCGGCACGCGCAATGACGGCAAGCCGGGCAAAATCGAACTGGCCAATGGCGGGACCTTGTTTTTGGATGAAATCGGAGATATGCCGCTCACTACACAAGCAAAAATCTTGCGGGTACTTCAAGAAAAAGAGGTCGACCGCGTCGGCGGTACCGCCCCGATTCCCGTAGATTTTCGCTTGATCGCGGCAACGAACAAAGATCTTAAAAAGCTGATAGAAGAAAATAAGTTTCGGGAGGATCTGTATTATCGCTTGCATGTAATGCCCCTTCACATCGCGTCTTTAAGGGAGCGAAAACAGGATATTCCATTGATTATAGCCGATCAACTTCCGAAATTAAGTGCAGAAAATGAAACAAGGGAAACAACCATTGATAAAGAAGTACTGGAAAGAATGTTTCAATACCATTGGCCGGGAAATGTTCGGGAGCTTCTAAACGTGCTCGAGCGAATGTTTCATTTATGCGAGGCTGACCACATTCGTGTCGAAGACTTGCCGGAAGACTTCAGGGAACAACCTCAAATGACTGAATCTTTAAGCGAATGGCATAAAAGAAAACAACAACAGGAACACAAACTCGAGCAAAAGCAGATCGAAAAGGTGTTGGAAGAAGTTAACGGCAATAAATCAAAGGCAGCAAAACGATTAGGCATCTCGCGGGCAACGCTATATAATAAACTTTCTCGTTTTAATGTATAA